Below is a window of Candidatus Effluviviaceae Genus I sp. DNA.
CAGTAGGAACAGCGGTTGTCGCATCCCTCCGCGATCTTGACGTAGGCCAGATGGCGCGGCGTGGCGAGCACGCGGGGGCTTCGGTGGTCGTAGACGGTGGTCGGCGTTGACACCAGGCGGGGCGCCCGCCCCTCGGCGACGCCCTCAAGGGCGCGCGCGATGTCGAGGAAGTGCGAGCAGCCGACAACGCCGTCGACACCCGCCAGGGCGCGCTCCGCGGCCGGATCGCGGCGCTGGGGCAGGCAGCCCGCCGCGATGACCCACTTGACCCTTCCGGCGTTCCTGAGGGCGACGCACTCCCCGATCACGCGGCGCGACTCGTCCACCGCCGACGAGATGAAGGCGCAGGTGTTGATCACGACGGCGTCCGCGGCGCGCGGATCATCGACGAGCCGATGACCGGCCTCGTCGATCAGGCCGAGCATGACCTCGGCGTCGACGAGGTTCTTCGGGCAGCCGAGCGTGATGAGGGCCACCTTCATGGGGAAGACCTGGATGGGGCCGGCGCCGCGACCGCGCGCCGTGTCAGAACGGCGAGCCTTTCATCAGCGTCGCGCCGGGCGGGCGGCGCAGGACGAAGTCGCCGTCGGAGACGTTCACGTCGAACCGCGACGCGAGGATCCTGTACGTGGTCCTGTCGCCGGAGGTGGCGACGGCCGTGAGCTGCGTGAGCGCGTCCGTGCCCGCGTCGATGGTGGCCAGGACGCGCGCCGGCTCTCCGTAGAGCGGGCCGGGCTTCAGGTTGACAACGCGCAGGCCGTCCGTTCGCCGGTCGGCTTCGGCGAACGGGAACCGCGGGTCCGGCTCGTACGCGCGAAGGAGCCTCGGGGGGTCGAGCGCCACGTCCGAGGAGTCGATCCCGCCCACGAAGAACTGGGCCGTCTGCGCCGTGTAAAGGCGCATGCTGTCGCCCGTGACGACGATCCTGCTGCCGTCCTCATACCGGACGGCGACGCTTCCCGGGCGCCGGTACACGAGCGTGCCGCGCACGACGGTCGTCGAGTCCGCGAGCGCCCAGAAGGTCTCCTGTTCGAAGTCGAGGCGGTACGAACGGGCCGCCTCGTACCTCGCGAGCGCGGCCCGCACGACGCCTCGCGCCTCGGCGAGCGCGGCCGACGGCTCCGCGGCCGCGGCGTCCTCCGCCGCTCGGAGCCCGAGCCACGCTCCAGCCGACACCGCGAGCGCCACGGCGAGCGCGAGGGCGGCGCGGCTGCCGGGCGCCGCGCCGCGGCCGAGCGCAAGGTCAGTGCTCGTGGTCCTCGTCGTGGTCTTCGTCGTCATCCTCGTCATCGTCCTCGTCGTCGTCGTAGGTGATGTCCTCTTCCTCGTACTCGTCCTCGTCCTCGCGCTTCGGCTGACGCTTCTTGGCCGGGACCTCCTCGTCATCTTCCGGCTCGTCGGGGTCGTCGTCGTGGTGCTCCTCCCAGGCATCGCCGACCTCGGCGTCCTCGTGGACGATCTCGTCCTCCTCGAACACGTCGTCCTCGTCGGCGGGGATGCGCCCCTTGGCGGCCGGCGGGCGCGGCCCCGGCTTGCGCGCGGCCGTCTCGAGGTACTCGGGCCCGACGAGCACGTCGCGGCACTTGCTGCCCTTGTACGGCCCGACGACGCCGTTCATCTCGAGCAGGTCCATGAGGCGCCCCGCCCTCGCGTACCCGATCGACAACCTGCGCTGGAGAAGCGAGGTCGAGCCCATCTGCGTCCCGACGACGATCTCGAGCGCCTTGTCGAACAGCTCGTCCTCCTTGGCGGCCGCCAGCTGCGCCACGCCCTTCTCGTCGTCGAAGTCGAAGGCGTAGGCGGGCTTCCCCTGGCGGCGGAGGAACGAGACGAGCCTGGCCGTCTCCTCGTTCGAGATGTACGCCCCGTGGAGGCGTATGGGGTCCGGCTTCCCCGTGGGGAGAAAGAGCATGTCGCCACTGCCGAGCAGCGTCTCGGCGCCGTTTCGGTCCAGCACGGTCCTTGAGTCGGTCATGGAGATCACCCTGAATGCGATCCTCGACGCGAAATTTGCCTTGATGACACCCGTGATCACGTCCACCGAAGGCCTCTGGGTCGCGAAGACGAGGTGGATGCCCACGGCCCTCGCCATCTGTGCCAGCCGCTGGACGGGCGCCTCGACGTCGCGCGGCGCCCGAAGCATCAGGTCGGCGAACTCGTCGACCACCACCACGACGTGCGGCAGTCTCGCCCGGTCCTCCGGGGCGAGCGCGTCCAGGTCTTCCTTCGCCTGGATGCGGTCGTTGAACCCGTAGATGTCGCGCACGGTGAGGGCGGACAGGATGTCGTAGCGCCTGTCCATCTCCCCCACGAGCCACTGGAGCGCCATGCCCGCGGGCTTGGCGTCGGTCACGACCGGCGCGATGAGATGGGGGACCCCCGCGTACCTCGGAAGCTCGAGCCGCTTGGGGTCGATGAGAAGGAGCCTCACCTGCTCCGGCGTCGAGCGGAAGAGGATGCCGGTGAGGAGCGCGTTGAGGCAGATGCTCTTCCCCGATCCCGTCGCGCCGGCGACGAGAAGGTGCGGCATCTTCGCGAGGTCGGCGCAGAAGACGCGCCCCGTCGTGTCCTTGCCGAGGGCGAGCGGGATCTCCGAGCGCACATGCTGGTAGGTCTCCGACGCCAGCACGTCCTTCAGGTACACGCTCGCGGGGTGCTCGTTGGGGATCTCGATGCCCACGGCGCCGCGCCCGGGGATCGGCGCGATGATGCGGATCGCCGTCGCCTTCATGGCGAGCGCGAGGTCGTCCTGGAGGTGCGCGATCTGTGCCACCTTGACGCCGCGCGCGGGCTCGATCTCGAACCTCGTGATGATGGGCCCCGGGTGCACCTGCGTCACGGCGGCCGTGACGCCGAAGTCCGCGAGCTTCTCCTCGAGGAGCTTCGAGCGCTCGAGGAGCTCCTCCCTGGACACCTGGACCCGAGCGGCGTCCGGCGGGTCGTCGAGGAGCGAGAGCGGCGGAAGCCGGAAGTCCCCGCCGGCGGCGGGCCGGGGCCTGGGGGCGGCCCTCGGCGCCCCGGAGGGCTCCGAGATGGTCGGCGCCCTGCGCGCCGGTCTGGCGGGCGCCGCGGCGGTCACGGCCGATGTCCCGGCTGTCGCCGGCGCGGCGTTCGCGGGTGGCGGCACCCGCCGCGCGGGCTGAGGTTCGGTGGCCGCGCGGATCTGAGGCGCGCGCGCCGCCTTCTCCGGCCTGCGCTCCTTCTGCCTGCCGCGTCCCCGGATCGCTCCGAGCAGCGCGGCCCCGGCGGACGCGGCGAGCCGCCCGAGCCCCGCGCCGAGGCGCTCGAAGGGCGTGAAGAGAACATCGATGTTGAAGTCCGTCGTGAGGAGCGTCACGGCGACCAGCACGCCCACGCCTGCGAGGAACGTGCCGACCTTCCCGATGTGGCGCGTGCCGGAGTCGGCGATGAAGGCTCCCACCACGCCCGACGTCGAGGCACCGCGCTCGCCCGCAACGAGGGCGATGAGCGCGATGACCGTCATCGCGACCGCGGCGAGGAAGACGCTCCTGAGCGCGAGCCGGGCCGCAGCCTCGCCGCGGACGCGGTTCCACCCCCACATCACGAGCAGCGCGGGGATGGCCCACGCGCCGATCCCGAGGAACTCGAACATCCAGCTCGCGATCTGGCGGTTCTGCACGCCGAGCCTGGTCGTCCAGACCTCGGGGCCGAGGTCGCGCGAGCGCACGAAGTAGACGTGCGTGCCGAGGCTGACCGCGATGAGGAGGCCGAGGAAAAGGAGCAGGACGCCGATGAGCTGGCGCCGGCGCTCGTCGCTCATGTGGTCGAACATCCCCACGCGCTTCCCTCCGCGCTCCTCGCCGTCAGCGGCGCGCGGCCTCACGCCCGGCGATCCTGCCGTCCGCGGCGACCGGGACCGTCGCGTACCTGTCGACGGTCGCGCAGAGGTCGAGATCGGCCGCAAAGCCCAGCTCGGCAAGCCGCCGGCCGTGCGCGCAGCTTCTCACGACCTCGCCCACGTCGGGCATGGCGGCCGCGAGGGCCCGTGCCGCCA
It encodes the following:
- a CDS encoding DNA translocase FtsK 4TM domain-containing protein, encoding MRPRAADGEERGGKRVGMFDHMSDERRRQLIGVLLLFLGLLIAVSLGTHVYFVRSRDLGPEVWTTRLGVQNRQIASWMFEFLGIGAWAIPALLVMWGWNRVRGEAAARLALRSVFLAAVAMTVIALIALVAGERGASTSGVVGAFIADSGTRHIGKVGTFLAGVGVLVAVTLLTTDFNIDVLFTPFERLGAGLGRLAASAGAALLGAIRGRGRQKERRPEKAARAPQIRAATEPQPARRVPPPANAAPATAGTSAVTAAAPARPARRAPTISEPSGAPRAAPRPRPAAGGDFRLPPLSLLDDPPDAARVQVSREELLERSKLLEEKLADFGVTAAVTQVHPGPIITRFEIEPARGVKVAQIAHLQDDLALAMKATAIRIIAPIPGRGAVGIEIPNEHPASVYLKDVLASETYQHVRSEIPLALGKDTTGRVFCADLAKMPHLLVAGATGSGKSICLNALLTGILFRSTPEQVRLLLIDPKRLELPRYAGVPHLIAPVVTDAKPAGMALQWLVGEMDRRYDILSALTVRDIYGFNDRIQAKEDLDALAPEDRARLPHVVVVVDEFADLMLRAPRDVEAPVQRLAQMARAVGIHLVFATQRPSVDVITGVIKANFASRIAFRVISMTDSRTVLDRNGAETLLGSGDMLFLPTGKPDPIRLHGAYISNEETARLVSFLRRQGKPAYAFDFDDEKGVAQLAAAKEDELFDKALEIVVGTQMGSTSLLQRRLSIGYARAGRLMDLLEMNGVVGPYKGSKCRDVLVGPEYLETAARKPGPRPPAAKGRIPADEDDVFEEDEIVHEDAEVGDAWEEHHDDDPDEPEDDEEVPAKKRQPKREDEDEYEEEDITYDDDEDDDEDDDEDHDEDHEH
- a CDS encoding outer membrane lipoprotein carrier protein LolA, with the protein product MTTKTTTRTTSTDLALGRGAAPGSRAALALAVALAVSAGAWLGLRAAEDAAAAEPSAALAEARGVVRAALARYEAARSYRLDFEQETFWALADSTTVVRGTLVYRRPGSVAVRYEDGSRIVVTGDSMRLYTAQTAQFFVGGIDSSDVALDPPRLLRAYEPDPRFPFAEADRRTDGLRVVNLKPGPLYGEPARVLATIDAGTDALTQLTAVATSGDRTTYRILASRFDVNVSDGDFVLRRPPGATLMKGSPF